In one Thermanaerovibrio velox DSM 12556 genomic region, the following are encoded:
- a CDS encoding HDOD domain-containing protein, which translates to MLKRVSDIPSLPQFVIDTLKKLDDPKSNAQDVADKLAKDEGLVLRILRLANSAYYGLPRRITSVSEAIALLGFKTVKSIVLAASVYKFMDGAFTGYALDRGELWKHSLSVAFSARHIAKRFKDVDDEEAYVAGMVHDIGKIVLNDYVRFGYSIIVKLVEEDKMPFMDAERQVLGFDHAQVGGLIMEQWNLPERYMLAARYHHSPWELPDEYLDHRKFLDVIHVANALCLMLGAGIGADGLQYSVWPDSLERLGLSSDVEALMSELVDLMAQVDEELSMEAME; encoded by the coding sequence GTGCTTAAGCGTGTCAGCGACATACCTTCTCTGCCCCAGTTTGTCATAGATACCCTGAAGAAACTGGATGATCCCAAGAGCAACGCCCAGGATGTGGCGGATAAGCTTGCCAAGGACGAGGGGCTGGTGCTCAGGATACTGAGGTTGGCTAACTCCGCCTACTATGGTTTGCCCCGAAGGATAACCAGCGTTTCGGAGGCCATCGCGTTGCTGGGCTTCAAAACAGTTAAGAGCATAGTCCTGGCCGCATCGGTGTACAAGTTTATGGACGGGGCTTTCACTGGTTATGCCCTTGACAGAGGGGAGCTGTGGAAGCACTCTCTGAGCGTAGCTTTCTCCGCCCGACATATAGCCAAGCGTTTTAAGGATGTGGATGATGAGGAAGCTTACGTGGCGGGCATGGTCCATGACATAGGCAAGATAGTGCTCAACGATTACGTCCGTTTTGGCTACAGCATAATAGTTAAGCTGGTGGAGGAAGACAAGATGCCCTTCATGGATGCGGAGCGCCAGGTCTTGGGCTTTGACCACGCCCAAGTTGGGGGGCTTATCATGGAGCAGTGGAACCTGCCTGAGCGTTACATGTTGGCTGCCAGGTATCACCACTCCCCCTGGGAGTTGCCTGATGAGTACTTGGATCATCGTAAGTTCCTTGATGTGATCCACGTGGCGAATGCGTTGTGTCTTATGTTGGGGGCCGGTATAGGAGCGGACGGTCTTCAGTATAGCGTGTGGCCTGATAGCTTGGAGCGGCTTGGGCTGTCATCTGATGTTGAAGCTTTGATGTCCGAGCTGGTTGACTTGATGGCTCAAGTGGATGAGGAGCTCTCCATGGAGGCTATGGAATGA
- a CDS encoding pseudouridine synthase: MRINQYLARCGIGSRRNVEHLILNHRVSVNGEIVEALSFKVQEGDLVMVDSKVVRPLESVYIVMNKPRGVVCAVRDPRCRTVLDILPFRIRQLAPFPVGRLDKDSQGLLILTNDGDFCDSLLHPSRGIIKTYEVDLDGEVRSDLLDRMRCGIWSEGEFLKPVSVDRIGRDKIRVELQEGKKREIRRMVASLGLRVRCLLRRKIGRMELRHLPYGGFALFSKDDMWHHITVGGMV; the protein is encoded by the coding sequence TTGAGGATTAATCAGTACCTTGCCAGGTGTGGCATCGGATCCAGAAGAAACGTTGAGCACCTGATTTTGAACCACCGAGTGTCTGTAAACGGCGAGATCGTGGAAGCCCTTTCCTTCAAGGTCCAAGAAGGGGATCTTGTTATGGTGGACTCCAAGGTGGTAAGACCGCTGGAGTCAGTATATATCGTCATGAACAAGCCAAGAGGAGTGGTATGTGCGGTAAGGGATCCTCGATGTAGGACGGTCTTGGACATACTTCCATTTCGCATCCGGCAGCTTGCTCCTTTCCCAGTGGGTCGACTTGACAAGGATAGCCAGGGGCTTTTGATCCTCACTAACGATGGTGACTTTTGCGATTCTCTGTTGCATCCAAGCAGGGGTATAATCAAAACATACGAGGTTGACCTGGACGGAGAGGTTCGCTCGGACCTATTGGATCGGATGAGATGTGGCATTTGGTCCGAAGGTGAGTTTCTTAAGCCCGTTTCTGTGGACAGGATTGGAAGAGATAAGATCCGGGTGGAACTTCAAGAGGGAAAGAAGAGGGAAATACGAAGGATGGTTGCCTCTCTTGGCCTTCGGGTTAGGTGTCTTCTCCGTCGCAAGATAGGGAGGATGGAGCTTAGACATCTGCCGTATGGTGGATTTGCTCTTTTCTCAAAGGATGACATGTGGCATCATATCACTGTGGGTGGTATGGTATAG
- the scpB gene encoding SMC-Scp complex subunit ScpB, which translates to MISSSPLHDQDLSVDLDRKVEALLFVSSGPVGERELASFLGVSSKDIRASLGRLKARYEGASGLDLISVAEGWLMVTAEDLAEVVAAFRDVSQSQRLRLSRAAVETLAAVAYHQPITRAEIEEIRGVRCDRVLDTLLKHGLIRVGGRKKSPGNPLLYRTTSRFMDLFGLSSLSDLPSLEDLMEEIGGYEEGCSSEAGGDVVED; encoded by the coding sequence ATGATATCGTCTTCTCCACTCCATGATCAGGACCTGTCGGTAGACTTGGACAGGAAGGTAGAAGCTTTGCTGTTCGTGTCCTCTGGTCCAGTTGGGGAGAGGGAGCTAGCTTCTTTCCTGGGGGTATCATCCAAGGATATAAGGGCGTCTCTTGGGAGGCTTAAGGCAAGATATGAAGGGGCTTCCGGCCTGGATCTAATATCCGTGGCGGAAGGGTGGTTGATGGTAACCGCTGAAGATCTAGCAGAGGTCGTGGCTGCTTTCAGGGATGTCTCCCAGAGCCAAAGGTTGAGGTTGAGCCGGGCAGCGGTGGAGACCCTTGCAGCGGTGGCGTATCATCAACCAATAACCAGGGCGGAGATAGAGGAAATAAGAGGGGTAAGATGTGACCGGGTTTTGGATACCCTTTTGAAGCATGGATTGATACGCGTAGGGGGGCGTAAAAAGAGCCCGGGTAACCCGTTGCTTTACAGGACCACATCCCGTTTCATGGACCTCTTTGGATTGTCATCCCTCTCTGATCTTCCATCTTTAGAGGACCTGATGGAAGAGATCGGCGGATATGAGGAAGGTTGCTCTTCTGAAGCAGGAGGGGATGTGGTTGAGGATTAA
- a CDS encoding ScpA family protein, with translation MTLEGFSGPLDLLCQLVERGKLDVARISLVDLLGRYVEFLMSQEVSLREIGEFFSFASRMVLTKVRRLFPSVEPFEDDIQGVDGDMDPEGALRRSLARYRPIRKAAIWLEERQRWRERFFVRQAEEGPLLFEAGDLFALGRVWWSLLDRRDHDQDRWDDYDEEIEDAKVNEYSVEEIMGAIERRVAGGPVSLRQLIGCGAPRGMLIASILALLELCRLGRIKIIQEEPFDDIVFSTP, from the coding sequence GTGACCCTTGAAGGGTTTTCCGGTCCCTTGGACCTCCTATGTCAGCTTGTAGAACGAGGGAAGCTGGATGTGGCGCGGATATCCCTGGTGGACCTTCTGGGTAGATATGTTGAGTTCTTGATGTCTCAGGAGGTTAGCCTTAGAGAGATAGGAGAGTTCTTCTCTTTCGCAAGCCGTATGGTTTTAACCAAAGTGAGGAGGCTTTTCCCCTCGGTAGAGCCTTTTGAGGATGACATTCAGGGCGTGGATGGAGATATGGACCCAGAGGGGGCCCTCCGGAGATCCCTGGCAAGATACAGGCCTATAAGAAAGGCTGCAATCTGGTTGGAGGAACGGCAGAGGTGGCGCGAGAGGTTTTTCGTGAGGCAGGCGGAGGAGGGGCCGCTGCTTTTTGAGGCGGGTGATCTTTTCGCCCTTGGTAGGGTGTGGTGGTCTCTGTTAGATAGGAGGGACCACGATCAAGACCGCTGGGATGATTATGACGAAGAGATTGAGGACGCTAAGGTTAATGAATATAGCGTTGAGGAAATCATGGGGGCTATAGAGAGAAGGGTTGCGGGAGGGCCTGTGTCTTTGCGGCAGCTTATTGGTTGTGGAGCTCCAAGGGGCATGCTGATAGCCTCCATATTGGCCCTGCTCGAACTATGCAGGTTAGGCAGGATAAAGATCATTCAGGAGGAGCCTTTTGATGATATCGTCTTCTCCACTCCATGA